In Longimicrobiaceae bacterium, the sequence ACGGCGGGTACTACGTGCGCAACCCGGACGGGAGCATAAAGTACGACGCCGCCGGGCTCCCGGTACGGGCGCGGGACCCGCGGACGAACCGCTTCGCCAACAAGATCATCGGCGATCCCAGCCCGGACTTCACCGCGGCGCTGTCCAACAGCCTCACGCTCGGGGACAACGTCGAGCTCAGCGTCCTGTTCGACGGCCGGTTCGGCAACGACGTGGCCAACTTCTCCCGCCGCATCTCCGAGTTCTTCGGCTCCGCGAAGGTGGTGGAGCGGGAGATCACGGGCGACACCGTGGCGGGGACCTTCGCCCGGAACTCCACCCGGATCAACCTCTACGAGGAGTACATCGAGGACGGGAGCTTCGTGAAGCTGCGCGAGGTCGCGCTCCGCTTCCGCTTCCCCGCGGCCTGGGCGCGCCGGATGCGCGCCGAGGACGCCGACATCCGCGTGGCGGGGCGCAACCTGTACACCTGGACCGACTATTCCGGGCTGGACCCGGAGATCAACCTCTTCTCGGCGAGCACCGTGGCCCGAGGGGTGGACTTCGCGACCACGCCGATCCCCCGGAGCGTCGCCGTGGGCCTGAACCTGACCTTCTGAGAGGCCCCGAGAGATGCAACGACACCTGAGAACCAAGACTGGAGCGACCTCCATGCGCATCCGCTTCGGGATCGCCCTCCTCGCCGCGGCACTCGCGGGGACCGGGTGCGAGCTGGACCTCACCAATCCCAACTCCCCCGTCGAGGAGGAGGTGGTCAACAACCCCGAGGGGATCATCGCCCTGGCGGTCGGGATGCAGGGCCAGTACGCGAGCTCGGTGCTCACCTTCGTGCGGGCCCCCGCCCTGGTCACCGACGAGTGGGGCACGCAGACGCGGGCGCTCACCGCGGACATCTCGCTCCTGACCGGCGAGGGGCTCGACGCCTCCTTCGGCGTGGTGGAAGCGCCCTACGCCGCCGCCTTCCGGGTGATCCGCAGCGCCAACCTGCTGATCAACAACGCCCCGCAGGTGGGTCTCGGACGCGGGCTGGAGACGGGGATCGTCGCGCTGGCGAAGACGTTCAAGGCGATGTCCATCGGGGCCATCGCCCAGCAGTACGACCGGGTGGCCACGGACGCCGCACCGGGCGGAGCCCCGCTCAAGGACCGGATGGCGGCCTTCAACGAGGCCATCGCGCTGCTCGAGTCCGCCCGCGCAGACCTGGCGGGCGTCTCCGCCGCGGAGCTGGCCGGCTTCCGGTCGCGCGTGGTTCCCTCCGCGTTCGACCTCGAGAACACCATCAACGCCCTGCTGGCCCGGTACTATCTGTTCACCGGGCAGCACCAGCAGGCGATCGCGGCGGCCGACCGGGTCAACCTGGCGCGGCTGTCGCTCCTCCTGTACCCGGACCCCACCATCAACCCGATCTACAACTACTCCTTCGTGGCGCGCTACACGGCGGGGCTGCAGAGCTTCGCGAAGGAGGCGGAGGCGGGGGACCGGCGCCCCACGTACTGGCTGGACCCGTCCGTGAGCCCGGCCGCGAACCCGCGGGACACTCTCCTCTTCGCGCTCCGGCAGTACTCGGGGAAGAACGATCCGTACCCCGTGTACCTTCCGGACGAGATGCGGCTCATCAAGGCGGAGGCGCTCGTCCGTCTCGGCGGGGCCGCCAACTTCGCCCAGGCGCTGGCCCTCATCAACCAGGTGCGGACGCAGTCCACCTCCGCGCTGAACGAGCCGGTGGCCGCGCTGCCGCCGAAGACGGCGGCGGAGCTGAGCACGCAGGCCGCGCTCCTCCGGCAGATCGCCTACGAGCGGCGGTACGAGCTGTACATGCAGGGGCTGCGCTGGGAGGACCTGCGGCGGCTCGGGCAGTTCGTCGACCGCAGGCCCACCTTCACGTTCCTCCCCCTGCCGACGCAGGAGTGCCTCGCCAACCCGCAGGCCAACTGCGCAGGCTGAGCGGGGAGAGTCGATCGCAGAAGTGAACCGGGGGGGGCCC encodes:
- a CDS encoding RagB/SusD family nutrient uptake outer membrane protein, producing MRIRFGIALLAAALAGTGCELDLTNPNSPVEEEVVNNPEGIIALAVGMQGQYASSVLTFVRAPALVTDEWGTQTRALTADISLLTGEGLDASFGVVEAPYAAAFRVIRSANLLINNAPQVGLGRGLETGIVALAKTFKAMSIGAIAQQYDRVATDAAPGGAPLKDRMAAFNEAIALLESARADLAGVSAAELAGFRSRVVPSAFDLENTINALLARYYLFTGQHQQAIAAADRVNLARLSLLLYPDPTINPIYNYSFVARYTAGLQSFAKEAEAGDRRPTYWLDPSVSPAANPRDTLLFALRQYSGKNDPYPVYLPDEMRLIKAEALVRLGGAANFAQALALINQVRTQSTSALNEPVAALPPKTAAELSTQAALLRQIAYERRYELYMQGLRWEDLRRLGQFVDRRPTFTFLPLPTQECLANPQANCAG